A single region of the Myxococcales bacterium genome encodes:
- a CDS encoding BON domain-containing protein, translating into MNRLAVVFVLCGLALAGLAAPLWADDDPGSSPGQAQDDDDTTDEHDPAVNPTPTPTPAPTPEATEPAPGTLKKAKKIVPDPVLREKIHAGLAATRRADLQGIAFEVKGGVVTMSGRVKTLQDRSLAEAVARTLPGVAEVKSKITLAPGFRPPVAEKDPRLLTQIAIDEAIRKELLRRLAKISGLRMSQLQVEVYGQVAVIGGTVPTPLHIERVRHTVKFTRDIRSMVIQLQAEQEDE; encoded by the coding sequence ATGAACCGCTTGGCCGTCGTTTTCGTTTTGTGCGGATTGGCGCTCGCCGGCCTCGCCGCGCCGCTTTGGGCCGACGATGACCCCGGATCAAGTCCGGGGCAGGCTCAAGATGACGATGACACCACCGACGAGCACGATCCGGCCGTCAACCCGACGCCGACACCGACCCCGGCGCCGACTCCCGAAGCGACCGAACCCGCGCCGGGCACGCTGAAAAAAGCCAAGAAAATAGTGCCCGACCCGGTATTGCGGGAAAAAATCCACGCGGGTTTGGCGGCGACCCGGCGGGCCGATCTGCAGGGGATCGCCTTCGAGGTCAAAGGCGGCGTGGTGACAATGAGCGGCCGGGTGAAGACCCTGCAGGACCGCTCGCTGGCCGAGGCGGTCGCCCGCACCTTGCCGGGAGTCGCCGAGGTGAAAAGCAAAATCACCCTGGCGCCGGGGTTCCGCCCGCCGGTCGCCGAAAAGGATCCGCGGCTGCTGACACAGATCGCCATCGACGAAGCGATCCGCAAGGAATTGTTGCGCCGCCTGGCGAAAATCTCCGGCCTGCGAATGAGCCAACTGCAGGTGGAGGTGTATGGCCAGGTGGCGGTCATCGGCGGCACCGTCCCGACGCCGCTGCACATCGAACGGGTCCGGCACACGGTGAAGTTCACCCGGGACATTCGGTCGATGGTGATCCAATTGCAGGCCGAACAAGAGGACGAATAG